From Erwinia pyri, a single genomic window includes:
- a CDS encoding Cro/CI family transcriptional regulator — protein MKKKHVIDHFGTQRAVARALGISDAAVSQWKEIIPEKDAYRLEIVTAGALKYQEASYRVAA, from the coding sequence ATGAAAAAGAAACATGTAATCGACCACTTCGGAACCCAGCGAGCAGTGGCACGTGCATTAGGCATTAGTGACGCAGCAGTATCTCAGTGGAAGGAAATTATCCCTGAGAAAGACGCCTACCGATTGGAAATCGTCACAGCTGGCGCCCTGAAGTACCAGGAAGCTTCATACCGAGTAGCAGCATAA
- a CDS encoding ParB/RepB/Spo0J family partition protein produces the protein MSSLSQLYKYKDQNGTETTVRKTFLVPLSEIYVEPGYNVRDIDQAHVEEFRDAFIAGEFVPPLAVQVTEQGVKVIDGHHRYYGARLATESGTEIPRLECKDFVGTEADRIAFMVTSSQGKALAPLERAAAYQRLSNQGWEVAEIAKKVKRSIADVDHHLQLLECGDSLIEMVKAGEVAPTTAVALSRQHGTHAAAVAEIQLEKAKASGKSKLTKSAAMPQFSAHKARRLAELLVDAEFDVDGGFHQLILSHGTVDEIKRILAEYRSGIGDNTGREKS, from the coding sequence ATGTCATCACTTTCGCAGTTGTACAAATACAAAGACCAGAACGGCACCGAAACCACGGTACGTAAAACGTTTCTGGTTCCACTCTCTGAAATTTACGTGGAGCCCGGTTACAACGTTCGTGATATCGACCAGGCGCACGTTGAAGAATTTCGAGATGCCTTCATTGCCGGTGAGTTTGTCCCGCCTCTGGCTGTGCAGGTTACAGAGCAGGGCGTCAAGGTTATCGACGGGCATCACCGCTATTACGGCGCAAGGCTGGCCACTGAATCGGGCACCGAAATTCCTCGCCTGGAGTGCAAAGACTTTGTTGGCACCGAAGCCGATCGCATTGCGTTCATGGTCACCAGTTCTCAGGGCAAGGCGCTTGCACCATTGGAGCGTGCAGCAGCATATCAGCGCCTGAGCAACCAGGGCTGGGAAGTCGCTGAGATAGCGAAGAAGGTAAAACGCAGTATTGCTGATGTGGATCACCACCTACAGCTGCTGGAATGCGGCGACAGCCTGATTGAAATGGTTAAGGCTGGCGAGGTGGCACCAACAACAGCGGTTGCTCTTTCCCGTCAGCATGGTACTCACGCCGCCGCGGTCGCTGAGATACAGCTTGAGAAGGCCAAAGCATCAGGAAAATCCAAGTTGACCAAATCAGCAGCAATGCCTCAGTTCAGCGCTCATAAGGCACGTCGACTGGCTGAGCTGCTGGTTGATGCTGAGTTTGATGTGGATGGCGGCTTTCACCAGTTGATCCTATCGCACGGCACCGTTGATGAAATTAAACGCATCCTCGCTGAATACCGCTCTGGTATTGGCGACAACACAGGCCGGGAGAAATCATGA
- a CDS encoding YbcN family protein, whose product MTVQDFCLHVSTMGQFTKQLFELVSSGKRWRIKITEWRDQRSIPQNSLQHMWYAELSAYLIKRGKPFASPEWVKDAMKHTYLGYEAREMVDVVTGERTQIQTLRHTSCLDTGDMHYYLTQVEGWALNVGCRLTIPADSEYNQLRQKQVA is encoded by the coding sequence GTGACCGTGCAGGACTTTTGTTTGCATGTATCCACCATGGGTCAATTCACTAAACAACTTTTCGAACTCGTCTCTTCCGGCAAACGCTGGCGCATCAAAATCACAGAATGGCGTGACCAACGCAGCATCCCTCAGAACTCTCTTCAACACATGTGGTACGCAGAGCTAAGCGCTTATCTTATCAAGCGTGGAAAGCCCTTTGCGTCTCCTGAATGGGTGAAGGATGCGATGAAACACACCTATCTGGGCTATGAGGCACGCGAGATGGTCGATGTGGTAACAGGTGAGCGAACCCAGATACAGACGCTACGGCATACCTCATGCCTCGACACAGGCGACATGCACTACTACCTCACTCAGGTAGAGGGGTGGGCGCTTAATGTCGGTTGCAGGCTGACGATACCGGCTGATAGCGAATACAACCAACTAAGACAAAAGCAGGTGGCTTAG
- a CDS encoding replication protein P, producing the protein MRNLVTAIQNRDGKSLQQMYQAEKPKQHVPEQAIQIFNELFRQLKAAFPALMANIKTQDELNELRRQWVLAFAENGITSIDQVNAGMKIARQQETPFLPSPGQFVAWCRQGDAVRHGLPDADELHDMVMDYSARRGFFASPEAFPWSSNAAYWMVTKLYSEMRSQNLTTPELRKHCLKELKSMSRRIESGESIPAPVVQIPKLHIPVSNEKGLDKIAEIRRKLGIRRSST; encoded by the coding sequence ATGAGAAACCTTGTTACCGCCATACAGAACCGTGATGGTAAATCATTGCAGCAGATGTACCAGGCTGAGAAGCCAAAGCAGCATGTGCCAGAGCAGGCCATCCAGATATTCAACGAGCTGTTCCGCCAGCTGAAAGCGGCATTTCCGGCGCTGATGGCAAATATTAAAACTCAGGACGAGCTTAACGAGCTGCGCAGGCAGTGGGTCCTGGCATTTGCCGAGAACGGGATTACCAGTATCGACCAGGTTAACGCCGGGATGAAAATTGCCCGTCAGCAGGAAACACCGTTTCTGCCATCCCCAGGCCAGTTTGTCGCCTGGTGCCGTCAGGGTGACGCTGTCCGCCACGGTCTGCCGGATGCTGATGAGCTTCACGATATGGTGATGGACTACAGTGCACGTCGCGGCTTCTTCGCCAGCCCGGAGGCGTTTCCATGGTCGAGTAATGCGGCTTACTGGATGGTCACCAAGCTGTACTCCGAAATGCGATCACAAAATCTCACTACGCCTGAGCTGCGAAAGCACTGCCTCAAAGAGTTGAAATCGATGTCGCGGCGTATTGAATCCGGAGAGTCCATTCCTGCGCCAGTGGTGCAGATACCCAAACTGCACATACCAGTGAGTAACGAAAAGGGCCTGGACAAAATCGCGGAAATTCGCAGGAAGCTTGGAATTCGCAGGAGCAGCACATGA
- a CDS encoding Replication protein O: MNLAYSNVTPLRPDKAADRPEATGKGFALLHRKIMELPFYRTDSDAVHLWIHFILSANHAPGPVSTEFGELLCRRGEFITGRHTLAQETGIDPNRIKYLLLKFEKLGMISKESNKKFSKILVTKYDDYQQKVVPTDCHQSANANPHTARAGGEVVPTDCHQSATNNITSNTNVLDSSQRIFPPAVQQDKTQRPEAAIQSPKGDKWGTADDLKAAEWMFDVVKLIEPSARKPAFAGWANDIRLMREKDGRDHRDMCSLFRWASQDSFWCGNVLCPAKLREKWSQLAIKRDKAKSGTGGKQTLDFSNTDWAEGLQL, from the coding sequence ATGAACCTTGCCTATTCAAACGTAACACCATTACGGCCTGACAAGGCCGCTGACAGACCGGAGGCAACCGGTAAGGGGTTTGCCTTGCTGCACAGAAAAATAATGGAACTGCCTTTCTACAGGACGGATTCTGATGCTGTTCATCTGTGGATTCACTTCATCCTTTCTGCCAACCATGCACCCGGCCCGGTATCGACTGAGTTCGGGGAATTGCTGTGCAGGAGAGGGGAGTTTATTACCGGGCGTCACACCCTGGCGCAGGAAACAGGTATTGACCCTAACCGGATAAAATACCTGCTGCTGAAGTTCGAAAAACTGGGGATGATCAGCAAGGAATCGAACAAGAAATTTTCGAAGATTCTGGTCACAAAATACGATGATTATCAGCAAAAAGTTGTGCCAACAGATTGCCATCAAAGTGCCAACGCAAACCCGCATACAGCAAGGGCTGGCGGGGAGGTTGTGCCAACAGATTGCCATCAAAGTGCCACAAACAATATAACATCTAATACTAACGTATTAGATTCTAGTCAGAGAATTTTCCCTCCTGCTGTCCAGCAAGATAAAACTCAACGACCTGAAGCAGCCATTCAGTCACCGAAGGGTGATAAGTGGGGGACTGCTGACGATCTCAAAGCGGCTGAGTGGATGTTCGATGTCGTGAAATTAATCGAGCCTTCAGCAAGAAAGCCCGCCTTCGCAGGATGGGCAAACGACATCAGGCTGATGCGTGAGAAAGACGGGCGAGACCATCGCGACATGTGCAGCCTGTTCCGCTGGGCCAGTCAGGACAGTTTCTGGTGTGGCAATGTTCTGTGCCCAGCAAAGCTTCGTGAGAAGTGGTCGCAGCTGGCGATTAAGCGCGACAAGGCTAAATCCGGTACCGGCGGCAAACAGACGCTGGACTTCAGCAATACAGACTGGGCAGAGGGGTTACAGCTATGA
- a CDS encoding VUT family protein, which translates to MITIIYIAAICAANLLVAKLGPWVTPINAFFLVGLDMVLRDFLHERYGIACSLLLSVVAGLISYFINPASGVIAIASVVAFIAAALVNALVYQWLIDKPWLKKSNAGNVAAAAVDSMLFPLIAFGAFMPVIIAAQFICKTLGGALWSWMLKGVKR; encoded by the coding sequence GTGATAACGATAATTTACATTGCTGCAATCTGTGCAGCGAATCTCCTGGTGGCTAAGTTGGGTCCCTGGGTGACGCCAATCAATGCGTTCTTCCTGGTAGGGTTGGACATGGTTCTGAGAGATTTTCTTCACGAGCGTTACGGGATAGCCTGTTCACTCCTGTTGTCAGTTGTAGCTGGCTTGATAAGTTACTTCATCAACCCGGCATCTGGGGTCATCGCGATTGCATCAGTAGTGGCTTTCATTGCGGCCGCACTGGTTAACGCACTGGTATATCAGTGGCTAATCGATAAGCCGTGGCTGAAAAAGTCCAATGCCGGGAATGTGGCGGCGGCTGCAGTGGATTCGATGCTGTTTCCGCTGATAGCTTTTGGCGCATTCATGCCAGTGATAATTGCTGCTCAATTCATCTGTAAAACTTTGGGCGGAGCGCTGTGGAGTTGGATGCTTAAAGGAGTAAAGAGATGA
- a CDS encoding protein ninH has protein sequence MNAQLNTIPELLIITRGNQTEAAKKLNSNRATIRKYARDFQATQHAIVNGVLMVYRGQLGEHKRNNHG, from the coding sequence ATGAACGCACAGCTCAACACGATACCCGAATTACTCATTATCACCCGCGGCAATCAGACAGAGGCTGCTAAAAAGCTGAATTCTAATCGGGCCACTATCCGGAAATATGCCCGCGACTTTCAGGCTACTCAACACGCGATAGTGAACGGTGTTCTGATGGTGTATCGCGGCCAACTCGGTGAGCACAAGAGGAATAATCATGGCTAA